One segment of Lytechinus pictus isolate F3 Inbred chromosome 13, Lp3.0, whole genome shotgun sequence DNA contains the following:
- the LOC135156389 gene encoding muscle M-line assembly protein unc-89-like, which yields MEEMTQSFALMSVPGSLKSAEAVAGDQHGQPQVMNVHPASQMSTQSSRGSLRKRPGAIVQSDPGVSPNQKPCIQQHSPVDDRSPPLPGSGQVGRGPAGACGQVISYGGGVQAQPVEHPSDEPSLKSRDSLPSIKERDQVGSQKIQQIKLLNVQPESTTGSAQLSVPAQPSSGTQEDDDDGGLWLHPSGKTPDRPVNPKTAWAESTTSTQSDQISPLQSREYTPPAVNRTPESSAASSALSGDVALSASHSLKDYEENTRISTETGNMSLDEINDIFCSKDTEKDSICSKSMESPELDVVEDVAENFSKMQVNKEKREEDKEKDDEDEKEKCEIESESEEEIEEVENMPEDGNIPEALTISEARRMSDASASNIEPVELEDEYINLPTKKEEMPDSDVGTFESSEGSWPALAVAQQLSDEKARKEEEEAKIEYDPTTGIEKTLYEKMKEHPETLSSAEHDLIKKQMMQHLQKKANPMKKNEPELPFDPEGKLSEYQKELGVPGLLGFNYIICAPSRTGKALTAAVVCNHQRELSLMKQDKKPFKCLFVTPGDAIKERHRRSFVDVFPPSAIVVLDSTFKFREVFDQPSVNLVMMTGVRLSVVLDEGDLEFSEVHTMIIDECHLAASDHPGFGEIIKKYLLEKKRILASKAPKGAWTVGKPYGGIARVIGLTPHLGAGMKQFCRDNIVQQCGLLDSKGIRRVEDVTNLTDLLDTNKPPEIDTMLLTSSSGSSVKRNFRLVDCNSL from the exons ATGGAAGAAATGACACAATCATTCGCATTGATGTCTGTGCCAGGTTCCCTAAAAAGTGCGGAAGCAGTTGCAGGTGACCAACATGGTCAACCCCAGGTAATGAATGTCCACCCAGCCAGCCAGATGTCCACTCAGTCAAGTCGAGGGTCCTTGAGGAAAAGACCAGGTGCGATTGTTCAGTCTGATCCCGGCGTCTCACCAAACCAGAAGCCATGTATCCAACAGCACTCTCCTGTTGATGATAGATCTCCTCCTCTTCCAGGCAGTGGTCAAGTTGGAAGAGGTCCTGCAGGTGCCTGTGGTCAGGTTATCAGCTATGGTGGTGGAGTGCAGGCACAGCCTGTAGAACATCCGTCAGATGAGCCATCCCTCAAATCCAGAGATTCTCTTCCAAGTATCAAGGAAAGGGATCAAGTAGGATCACAAAAGATACAACAAATAAAACTCCTCAATGTGCAACCAGAATCAACTACAGGATCAGCACAACTATCAGTTCCTGCTCAGCCGAGTTCTGGAACccaagaagatgatgatgatgggggacTCTGGCTTCATCCATCTGGAAAGACACCAGATCGACCTGTTAACCCTAAGACAGCATGGGCTGAATCAACCACATCCACACAATCTGACCAAATAAGTCCGTTGCAATCCCGGGAATACACTCCACCTGCAGTCAACAGAACACCCGAGTCATCTGCAGCGAGCAGTGCTTTGTCAGGAGATGTGGCTCTTTCTGCTTCTCATTCTCTTAAGGATTATGAAGAGAATACTAGGATAAGTACAGAAACAGGAAACATGTCTTTGGATGAAATTAATGACATTTTCTGTTCTAAAGATACAGAGAAAGATAGCATATGTAGCAAGAGTATGGAAAGTCCCGAATTAGATGTGGTTGAAGACGTTGCAGAAAATTTTTCTAAGATGCAAGTAAACAAGGAGAAGAGAGAAGAAGATAAAGAGAAAGATGACGAGGATGAGAAAGAAAAGTGTGAAATTGAGTCTGAATCAGaggaagaaatagaagaagtTGAAAATATGCCAGAAGACGGGAACATACCCGAAGCTCTGACGATATCAGAAGCTCGGAGGATGTCGGATGCCAGTGCAAGCAACATTGAGCCAGTTGAACTCGAAGACGAATACATCAATCTTCCAACGAAAAAGGAAGAAATGCCAGATTCTGACGTGGGTACTTTTGAATCCAGTGAAGGGTCATGGCCAGCTCTTGCTGTAGCACAACAGCTAAGTGATGAGAAGGCtaggaaggaggaggaagaggctAAAATTGAGTATGACCCGACCACAGGGATAGAGAAGACATTGTATGAGAAGATGAAGGAACATCCTGAAACTCTATCATCAGCGGAACATGATCTTATCAAGAAGCAAATGATGCAACATCTGCAGAAGAAAGCCAATCCAATGAAGAAGAATGAACCAGAGTTGCCATTTGATCCAGAGGGCAAGCTATCTGAATATCAGAAAGAACTTGGGGTACCAGGACTCCTGGGCTTCAATTACATCATATGTGCACCCAGCCGTACCGGAAAGGCCTTGACTGCCGCAGTTGTCTGTAATCATCAGAGGGAACTAAGCCTCATGAAACAGGACAAAAAGCCCTTCAAATGTCTCTTTGTTACTCCTGGTGATGCCATCAAGGAACGTCACCGAAGATCCTTTGTAGATGTCTTCCCTCCAAGTGCTATAGTAGTCCTGGACAGCACTTTCAAGTTCCGAGAAGTCTTTGACCAACCTTCCGTTAACCTTGTCATGATGACAGGCGTACGGCTTAGCGTTGTCCTTGATGAAGGAGACCTTGAGTTTAGTGAAGTCCATACAATGATCATTGATGAATGCCATCTTGCTGCAAGTGATCATCCTGGATTTGGTGAGATTATCAAGAAGTATCTGCTGGAAAAGAAGCGTATACTTGCCAGCAAAGCACCAAAGGGAGCCTGGACAGTAGGGAAACCTTATGGTGGAATCGCACGTGTCATTG GTTTGACTCCGCATCTTGGGGCCGGGATGAAGCAGTTCTGCAGAGACAACATCGTCCAACAGTGTGGCCTCCTGGATAGCAAAGGCATCCGGAGGGTTGAGGATGTCACCAACCTCACCGATCTCCTAGACACCAACAAGCCACCAGAGATAG